The Pseudarthrobacter sp. NS4 genome includes a window with the following:
- a CDS encoding quinone-dependent dihydroorotate dehydrogenase — MRVYPTFFRLAFSWMDAERAHKIGFRGIRLAHSSGAGRILQKVMAPAPSLQTTAFGLTFPSPFGLAAGFDKEGHGIEALTELGFGHVEVGTITGQAQPGNEKPRLFRLVQDRAVINRMGFNNDGAAALAPRLKAARAALQRRHPALRPVIGVNIGKTKVVELADAVDDYLVSARSLAPAADYLVVNVSSPNTPGLRLLQDVETLRPLLTAVGEEADRAAGRHVPLLVKIAPDLSDEDIDDVARLALDLKLDGIIATNTTISRTGLTSPAEQVEACGAGGLSGAPLKQRSLEVLRRLKDATEGALTLVAVGGVETAQDVQDRLDAGATLVQGYTAFLYEGPFWAARINRQLAKKARARVSQAS, encoded by the coding sequence ATGCGCGTTTACCCCACTTTCTTCAGGCTGGCTTTTTCATGGATGGACGCCGAGCGCGCCCACAAAATCGGATTCAGGGGCATTCGGCTTGCGCATAGCTCCGGCGCCGGGAGGATCCTCCAGAAGGTCATGGCACCCGCGCCATCCCTGCAGACGACTGCCTTTGGCCTTACCTTCCCCTCGCCTTTTGGGCTTGCGGCCGGTTTTGACAAGGAAGGCCACGGCATCGAGGCCCTCACCGAGCTCGGCTTCGGACATGTGGAGGTAGGAACCATTACCGGCCAGGCCCAGCCGGGAAATGAAAAGCCACGGCTCTTCCGCCTGGTCCAGGACCGTGCGGTGATTAACCGGATGGGGTTCAACAACGACGGCGCCGCCGCCCTGGCCCCCCGGCTCAAGGCAGCCCGGGCTGCGCTTCAGCGCCGCCACCCGGCCCTCCGGCCGGTGATCGGCGTCAACATCGGCAAAACCAAGGTGGTGGAACTCGCCGATGCGGTCGATGACTATCTGGTCAGCGCCCGCAGCCTCGCACCCGCCGCCGATTACCTGGTGGTCAACGTCAGCTCCCCGAACACTCCCGGACTGCGGTTGCTGCAGGACGTGGAAACCCTTCGGCCTTTGCTCACTGCGGTGGGTGAGGAGGCTGACCGGGCAGCGGGGCGCCATGTGCCGCTGCTGGTGAAGATCGCGCCAGACCTGAGCGACGAGGACATCGACGACGTCGCCCGCCTTGCCCTCGACCTCAAACTGGACGGCATTATCGCCACCAACACCACCATTTCCAGGACCGGGCTCACGTCCCCGGCTGAGCAGGTGGAAGCGTGCGGGGCCGGAGGGTTGTCCGGCGCGCCCCTGAAGCAGCGTTCCCTGGAAGTTCTGCGCCGCCTCAAGGATGCAACCGAGGGCGCCCTGACTCTGGTGGCTGTGGGTGGCGTGGAAACCGCGCAGGATGTCCAGGACAGGCTCGATGCCGGTGCAACCCTGGTGCAGGGCTACACAGCTTTCCTCTATGAGGGACCGTTCTGGGCAGCCCGGATCAACCGGCAGCTGGCGAAAAAGGCAAGGGCCCGGGTCAGCCAGGCTTCTTAA
- a CDS encoding alpha/beta hydrolase: protein MEWQRDILGEEFESHAFLAAGPDGVERTATLVRFRPATRNATPSPDRRRAVLFLHGWSDYFFNVDLARFWSSAGYDFYALDMHNHGRSLRPDFPGGYVSDLADYDAEIEQACRLISRESAPAPLTLMGHSTGGLVAALWASRHPGAVSQLILNSPWLDMHGSTLVRRAASSMVAPVARFRPEAVLRLPERGFYWRTISSAADGEWALDERYRPPMAFPVRAGWLNAVLAGHARVARGLNIEVPILVLLSGGSANGLFWSEEMRRTDAVLDVSVIGARALTLGRTVTVERIDGALHDVFLSPAGVRADAYARLARWLKAYGDQLDKP, encoded by the coding sequence ATGGAATGGCAGCGGGACATCCTGGGCGAAGAATTCGAATCCCACGCTTTCCTGGCCGCCGGCCCGGACGGTGTGGAACGCACGGCCACGCTGGTCCGTTTCCGCCCGGCGACACGTAACGCAACGCCTTCGCCGGACCGCCGCAGGGCTGTCCTTTTCCTGCACGGCTGGAGCGACTATTTCTTCAACGTTGACCTGGCGCGTTTCTGGTCTTCTGCGGGATACGACTTTTATGCCCTGGACATGCATAACCACGGCCGGAGCCTCCGTCCCGATTTCCCCGGCGGGTACGTCTCCGACCTTGCGGATTATGACGCGGAAATTGAACAGGCCTGCCGCTTGATCAGCAGGGAGAGTGCACCTGCCCCGCTGACCCTGATGGGGCATTCGACAGGCGGACTCGTGGCGGCGCTCTGGGCCAGCAGGCACCCGGGGGCCGTGTCGCAGCTGATCCTCAACAGTCCATGGCTGGACATGCACGGAAGCACGCTGGTTCGGCGCGCTGCCTCAAGCATGGTGGCACCGGTGGCGCGGTTCCGTCCCGAGGCAGTGCTGCGGCTTCCGGAGCGGGGCTTCTATTGGCGGACCATCAGCAGTGCGGCGGACGGGGAATGGGCCCTGGATGAACGGTACCGCCCGCCCATGGCCTTTCCGGTACGGGCCGGGTGGCTGAACGCGGTCCTCGCTGGCCACGCGCGCGTGGCACGCGGCCTTAACATCGAGGTGCCCATCCTGGTCCTGCTGTCCGGCGGAAGCGCCAACGGGCTTTTCTGGTCCGAGGAGATGCGGCGCACCGATGCCGTCCTGGACGTGAGCGTCATTGGCGCGCGGGCGCTCACCCTTGGCCGCACAGTGACCGTCGAACGGATCGACGGCGCCCTGCACGATGTGTTCCTCTCCCCCGCCGGCGTGCGCGCGGACGCATACGCCCGGCTGGCCCGCTGGCTGAAGGCCTACGGGGACCAGCTGGACAAGCCCTGA
- a CDS encoding isoprenyl transferase: MALGKKNNTSRRRTHPVVAPYRHPSGAVAPSIPPEFIPRHVAIVMDGNGRWANQRGLPRIEGHKAGEPALLDVMAGAIELGIEYVSVYAFSTENWRRSPEEVRFLMGFNKDVLRRQRNQLDEWGVRVRWSGRRPRLWGSVIRELEEAEEFTAGNSTCTLTMCVNYGGRAEITDAVSAIAAEVAAGRLKPGAITERTIQKYLDEPDLPDVDLFLRSSGEQRLSNFLLWQSAYAEFVFMDTLWPDVDRRTLWAAVEEYAQRDRRYGGAVDAAKPAEKVRESPVTSS; the protein is encoded by the coding sequence GTGGCCCTGGGAAAAAAGAACAATACCTCCCGCAGGCGGACCCATCCTGTGGTGGCCCCCTACCGGCATCCGTCCGGAGCCGTGGCGCCGTCCATTCCGCCGGAGTTCATTCCCCGCCACGTGGCCATCGTGATGGACGGCAACGGGCGCTGGGCCAACCAGCGCGGGCTGCCGCGGATTGAGGGCCACAAGGCCGGTGAACCCGCGCTGCTGGACGTGATGGCAGGGGCAATCGAACTCGGCATCGAGTACGTCAGCGTCTACGCCTTCTCCACCGAAAACTGGCGGCGGTCACCCGAGGAGGTCCGCTTCCTGATGGGATTTAACAAGGATGTGCTTCGTCGTCAGCGGAACCAGCTCGACGAATGGGGAGTCCGCGTCCGCTGGTCCGGGAGGCGGCCCAGGCTCTGGGGGTCCGTCATCCGGGAGCTCGAAGAGGCCGAGGAGTTCACCGCCGGCAACAGCACCTGTACGTTGACCATGTGTGTTAACTACGGCGGGCGCGCGGAAATCACCGACGCCGTGTCCGCCATTGCCGCCGAGGTCGCCGCCGGAAGGCTGAAGCCGGGGGCCATCACCGAGCGGACCATCCAGAAGTATTTGGACGAACCGGACCTTCCCGACGTGGACCTGTTTCTTCGCAGCTCGGGGGAGCAGCGGCTGTCCAACTTCCTTCTCTGGCAGTCCGCATACGCAGAGTTCGTGTTCATGGATACGCTATGGCCTGATGTGGACCGCCGTACGCTGTGGGCGGCCGTGGAAGAGTACGCCCAGCGGGACCGCAGGTACGGTGGCGCCGTGGATGCAGCAAAACCGGCTGAGAAGGTCAGGGAAAGCCCGGTCACTTCTTCCTAG
- the recO gene encoding DNA repair protein RecO, which yields MVEQSFASRAYRDDAVVLRTHKLGEADRIITLLTKHHGQVRAVAKGVRRTSSRFGARLEPFMVADLQLVSGRTLDIVTQAVAKGAYGGSIAADYGRYTVAAAMTETAEKLTDVDGESGTAQYNLLVGALAALSRDEHAAGLILDSYLLRALATGGWAPSFTNCARCGLPGPHTAFAAPLGGMVCSACRPPGSPAPAPETVVLLAALLTGDWATADGSLPVHRREAAGLVAAYLQWHLERVLKSLKHVERS from the coding sequence GTGGTCGAACAGTCTTTTGCTTCCCGGGCGTACCGGGACGACGCCGTGGTGCTCCGTACCCACAAGCTGGGCGAGGCCGACCGCATCATCACGCTGCTGACCAAGCACCACGGGCAGGTCCGCGCCGTCGCCAAAGGGGTGCGCCGCACCAGCAGCCGGTTCGGTGCCCGGCTGGAGCCATTCATGGTGGCAGACCTTCAGCTGGTGTCCGGCCGGACCCTGGACATCGTCACCCAGGCCGTCGCCAAAGGGGCCTATGGGGGAAGCATCGCCGCGGACTACGGCCGTTATACCGTCGCAGCGGCCATGACCGAAACCGCCGAGAAGCTTACGGACGTGGACGGCGAATCCGGCACCGCGCAGTACAACCTGCTGGTGGGCGCATTGGCGGCCCTGAGCCGGGATGAACACGCCGCCGGCCTCATTCTTGACTCCTACCTGCTGCGGGCGCTGGCCACCGGCGGCTGGGCACCCAGTTTCACCAATTGCGCCCGCTGCGGCCTGCCGGGCCCGCACACTGCGTTTGCCGCCCCGCTTGGCGGAATGGTCTGCAGCGCGTGCCGTCCGCCGGGATCCCCGGCCCCCGCCCCTGAAACTGTCGTCCTGCTGGCAGCCCTGCTCACAGGCGACTGGGCCACCGCGGACGGATCCCTGCCTGTCCACCGCAGGGAGGCCGCAGGCCTGGTGGCGGCTTACCTGCAATGGCACCTCGAACGAGTCCTCAAATCCCTCAAGCATGTGGAGCGTAGCTGA
- the leuA gene encoding 2-isopropylmalate synthase → MRNAQKPSGMPAHRYTPFQDQIKVELPDRTWPDKVITKAPRWCAVDLRDGNQALIDPMSPARKMKMFDLLVRMGYKEIEVGFPSASQTDFDFVRQLIEGNHIPDDVTIQVLTQAREHLIERTYESLVGAKQAIVHLYNSTSVLQRRVVFNQDEDGILDIALQGARLCKKYEETLVDTHVTYEYSPESFTGTELEYAVRVCNAVANIFEASADRQVIINLPATVEMATPNVYADSIEWMSRHLHPREGIILSLHPHNDRGTGVAAAELGYMAGADRIEGCLFGNGERTGNVDLVTLGLNLFVQGIDPMIDFSNIDDIRRTVEYCNQLPVPERSPYGGDLVFTAFSGSHQDAIKKGFEALERDAAAAGKDVADFTWQVPYLPVDPKDLGRSYEAVIRVNSQSGKGGVAYLLKNEHSLDLPRRAQIEFSGVIQRRTDTVGGEVSGAQLWQVFQDEYLPSGSTDGQWGRYSLGAVKTETDDDGGMTLHASLTVDGVQVDRTGTGNGPIAALLSILREDGVDVRVLDYSEHALSEGGNAMAAAYVECAVGERVLWGVGIDANTSMSSLKAVISAVNRAIRDAQA, encoded by the coding sequence ATGCGAAACGCACAAAAGCCCTCAGGAATGCCTGCCCACCGGTACACGCCGTTCCAGGACCAGATCAAAGTCGAGCTGCCGGACCGCACCTGGCCGGACAAGGTCATCACCAAAGCTCCCCGCTGGTGCGCAGTGGACCTGCGCGACGGCAACCAGGCCCTGATCGATCCCATGAGCCCGGCCCGCAAGATGAAGATGTTCGATCTGCTGGTCCGCATGGGCTACAAGGAGATCGAAGTCGGGTTCCCCTCAGCGTCCCAGACCGACTTCGACTTCGTCCGCCAGCTCATCGAGGGCAACCACATTCCGGATGACGTCACCATCCAGGTCCTCACGCAGGCCCGGGAACACCTGATTGAGCGGACCTACGAATCCCTCGTGGGCGCCAAGCAGGCCATCGTCCACCTGTACAACTCCACCTCGGTCCTGCAGCGCCGCGTAGTCTTCAACCAGGACGAAGACGGCATCCTGGACATAGCCCTGCAGGGCGCGCGGCTGTGCAAAAAGTACGAGGAAACCCTCGTTGACACCCACGTCACCTACGAATACTCCCCGGAATCCTTCACCGGCACCGAACTGGAGTACGCCGTCCGGGTATGCAACGCCGTTGCCAACATTTTCGAGGCGTCAGCTGACCGCCAGGTCATTATCAACCTGCCGGCCACCGTGGAGATGGCCACTCCGAACGTTTACGCCGATTCGATCGAGTGGATGAGCAGGCACCTGCACCCGCGCGAAGGCATCATCCTGTCCCTGCACCCGCACAATGACCGCGGCACCGGGGTAGCGGCGGCCGAGCTCGGCTACATGGCCGGCGCCGACCGGATCGAAGGCTGCCTCTTCGGCAACGGTGAGCGGACCGGAAACGTCGACCTGGTCACCCTGGGCCTGAACCTCTTCGTCCAGGGCATTGACCCCATGATCGACTTCTCCAACATCGATGACATCCGCCGCACCGTTGAATACTGCAACCAGCTGCCGGTCCCTGAGCGTTCGCCCTACGGCGGCGACCTCGTGTTCACCGCGTTCTCCGGATCGCACCAGGACGCCATCAAGAAGGGCTTCGAAGCCCTGGAACGCGACGCCGCCGCCGCAGGCAAGGACGTTGCCGACTTCACCTGGCAGGTCCCGTACCTGCCCGTGGACCCCAAGGACCTGGGCCGCAGCTATGAGGCCGTGATCCGGGTGAACTCCCAGTCCGGCAAGGGCGGCGTGGCCTACCTGCTCAAGAACGAACACAGCCTGGACCTGCCGCGCCGTGCCCAGATCGAATTTTCCGGCGTTATCCAGCGGCGCACGGACACCGTTGGCGGTGAGGTCAGCGGTGCACAGCTGTGGCAGGTCTTCCAGGACGAGTACCTGCCCTCGGGCAGCACTGACGGGCAGTGGGGCCGCTATTCCCTCGGCGCCGTCAAGACCGAAACGGATGACGACGGCGGCATGACGCTTCACGCATCCCTCACCGTTGACGGTGTGCAGGTAGACCGGACGGGGACCGGCAACGGACCCATCGCCGCGCTGCTCAGCATCCTGCGGGAGGACGGCGTGGACGTCCGGGTCCTCGACTACAGCGAGCACGCGCTCTCCGAAGGCGGCAACGCGATGGCTGCTGCCTACGTCGAATGCGCCGTGGGGGAGCGGGTCCTGTGGGGCGTGGGCATCGATGCCAACACCAGCATGTCCTCCCTGAAGGCCGTCATCTCCGCCGTGAACCGCGCCATCCGCGACGCCCAGGCCTGA
- a CDS encoding M13 family metallopeptidase, with translation MPISGIDLSTIDHTVRPQDDLYQHVNGAWLKATEIPDDRPLEGTFTALRDGSEIAVRDIIEEAAAKAEAASGIERKIGGLYNSFMDEAAVEAKGMEPIRQRLAGVFATTSISGLISLAGRLFRSDVGGLFYIYPAPDAGNPDRVLLYTGQGGLGLPDESYYREEKFAPMVAAYTSHVRTMLALADVPDAEAAAGRVVELETKLASHHWDNVTLRDPQKTYNLKSAEEASALFPHLSTWFEAAGIEADKRQEIVVSTPDFFAGAAGLLESEPLSVWQEWLAMRVISAAAPYLSSAFVDANFAFYGTTISGTPRNKDRWKRGVGVVEAALGEAVGQIYVARHFPESHKARMQSLVANLIEAYRRSITDVGWMGEDTKAEALRKLEGFRAKIGFPDEWIDYSAVEIDPDDLLGNVERAHNADVDRHLDEVGKPVDRNKWLMTPQTVNAYYHPMMNEIVFPAAILQPPFFTADADDAVNYGGIGAVIGHEIGHGFDDQGSQFDGGGALRNWWTDEDRQAFEQLTAKLVAQYDALSPSAAPGHNVNGRLTLGENIGDLAGLAIAYKAYRISLDGKEPEVLDGLTGEQRFFASWAAGWRQVIRQEEAIRRLATDPHSPNEFRTNAIVKNLDAFHEAFDVSEQDGMWMPPEDRVSIW, from the coding sequence GTGCCCATTTCGGGGATCGACCTGTCCACCATTGATCACACGGTCCGGCCGCAGGATGACCTGTACCAGCACGTAAACGGTGCATGGCTCAAGGCCACCGAGATTCCCGACGACCGGCCCCTCGAAGGAACGTTCACCGCACTGCGGGACGGCTCCGAAATCGCTGTCCGCGACATCATTGAGGAAGCAGCCGCCAAGGCTGAGGCCGCCAGTGGGATCGAGCGGAAGATCGGCGGCCTGTACAACAGCTTCATGGATGAGGCAGCCGTGGAAGCCAAAGGCATGGAACCCATTCGCCAGCGGCTCGCCGGGGTTTTCGCCACCACCTCCATCAGCGGCCTCATCTCGTTGGCCGGCCGGCTGTTCCGCTCCGACGTGGGCGGTCTTTTCTATATCTACCCGGCCCCGGACGCCGGGAATCCGGACCGTGTCCTGTTGTACACGGGACAGGGCGGCCTGGGACTTCCCGACGAGTCCTACTACCGTGAAGAGAAATTTGCGCCGATGGTGGCCGCGTATACGTCCCATGTGCGGACGATGCTTGCACTGGCGGATGTCCCGGATGCCGAGGCTGCAGCCGGGCGGGTTGTGGAGCTGGAAACAAAGCTGGCCTCGCACCATTGGGACAACGTCACCCTCCGGGATCCGCAGAAGACCTACAACCTGAAGAGTGCGGAAGAAGCGTCGGCGCTTTTCCCCCACCTGTCCACGTGGTTCGAGGCCGCAGGCATCGAAGCGGACAAGCGTCAGGAAATCGTAGTGAGCACGCCCGATTTCTTCGCCGGCGCGGCGGGGCTCCTCGAGTCGGAACCGTTGTCCGTGTGGCAGGAATGGCTGGCCATGCGGGTTATCAGTGCAGCAGCGCCTTACCTGTCCTCCGCTTTCGTGGATGCCAACTTCGCGTTCTACGGAACCACCATCAGCGGAACACCCCGGAACAAGGACCGCTGGAAGCGCGGGGTGGGCGTTGTGGAAGCGGCGCTGGGCGAGGCCGTGGGCCAGATCTACGTGGCCCGGCACTTCCCGGAGTCGCACAAGGCACGGATGCAGTCACTGGTCGCGAACCTGATCGAGGCATACCGCCGGAGCATCACGGACGTGGGCTGGATGGGCGAGGACACCAAGGCCGAGGCCCTCCGCAAGCTTGAGGGGTTCCGGGCTAAGATCGGCTTCCCTGACGAATGGATTGACTACTCTGCGGTGGAGATAGACCCCGACGACCTGCTGGGCAACGTGGAGCGGGCCCATAACGCCGACGTCGACCGCCACCTCGACGAGGTGGGCAAGCCGGTGGACCGCAACAAGTGGCTGATGACACCGCAGACCGTCAACGCCTACTACCACCCGATGATGAACGAGATCGTGTTTCCGGCAGCAATCCTGCAGCCCCCGTTCTTCACGGCAGACGCTGATGATGCAGTCAACTACGGCGGTATTGGCGCAGTGATTGGCCACGAGATCGGCCATGGTTTTGATGATCAGGGTTCGCAGTTCGACGGCGGCGGCGCCCTGCGGAACTGGTGGACGGATGAAGACCGCCAGGCGTTCGAGCAGCTCACCGCGAAGCTTGTGGCCCAGTACGACGCCCTGTCACCGTCTGCGGCACCGGGGCATAATGTCAACGGCCGGCTCACGCTGGGCGAAAACATTGGCGACCTGGCAGGACTGGCAATTGCGTACAAGGCGTACCGGATCAGCCTGGACGGAAAGGAACCCGAGGTCCTGGACGGGCTCACCGGGGAGCAGCGCTTCTTCGCTTCCTGGGCTGCCGGCTGGCGCCAGGTGATCCGGCAGGAGGAGGCCATCCGCAGGCTGGCCACGGATCCCCACTCCCCCAACGAGTTCAGGACAAACGCCATTGTGAAGAACCTGGACGCCTTCCACGAAGCGTTTGACGTCTCCGAGCAGGACGGCATGTGGATGCCTCCGGAAGACCGCGTCAGCATCTGGTAA
- a CDS encoding LCP family protein: protein MQENGADASARGPVSRHAEEGTLGAARHLGSVRGMPVWLKAVTAVLSLAIIGGIVFAGFWFIRLQNNISKAPLNAGGGNGEVNDATGRMQILILGSDTRDGKNAEYGTADDSRGYGKSDVMMMMDISEDNKRVSVISFPRDLLVDIPECKDEETNKVYPARRDVMINEAMAEAGIGCAVDTVNNLTGMEVDHFMMADFTAVKELSNAVGGVDVCISDAVYDPDSRLRLPAGTSTVQGEMALAFLRTRHAFADGGDLGRIKAQQGFLSSLTRKIKDDGTLSDPGKMLKIADVVTQNLTVDEGLASVPSLLTIGNRLKDIDISKVAFVAVPTMPAVLDENRLQIAEPAGSQLFAALRKDVDLTDPTAPSPSPTESPAPPTAAPSETAPPLPPYDKALQPVTVANGSGVPGRAQDIVQALISGGFTQAAQFEATAVEQTVVYYAPDFADVAADVAAALGIPAAQVVPGPNAAGVQVFLGTDFTTGVTYKAPAALPDDIVNQTAKDASCQQANPALIVQG from the coding sequence ATGCAGGAAAATGGAGCTGACGCGTCAGCCAGGGGACCAGTGTCGAGGCACGCGGAAGAAGGCACCCTAGGGGCTGCCCGTCATCTGGGGTCCGTCCGTGGAATGCCGGTCTGGCTGAAAGCTGTCACTGCCGTCCTGTCGCTGGCCATCATAGGCGGGATCGTCTTTGCCGGATTCTGGTTCATCCGCCTCCAGAACAACATTTCCAAGGCACCGCTGAATGCCGGCGGAGGCAACGGTGAGGTGAACGACGCCACCGGACGGATGCAGATCCTGATCCTTGGCTCAGATACACGTGACGGGAAGAACGCCGAATACGGCACCGCGGACGATTCCAGGGGCTACGGCAAGTCTGACGTCATGATGATGATGGACATCTCCGAGGACAACAAGCGCGTCAGCGTCATCAGCTTTCCGCGGGACCTGCTGGTTGACATTCCAGAATGCAAGGATGAAGAAACCAACAAGGTATATCCTGCCCGCAGGGATGTGATGATCAACGAGGCCATGGCAGAAGCCGGCATTGGCTGCGCAGTGGACACCGTCAATAACCTCACTGGCATGGAAGTGGACCACTTTATGATGGCCGATTTCACGGCGGTGAAGGAACTCTCCAACGCTGTTGGGGGAGTAGACGTGTGCATCAGCGACGCCGTCTACGATCCGGATTCGCGTCTTCGGCTGCCCGCAGGCACCTCGACGGTGCAGGGTGAAATGGCCCTCGCTTTCCTGCGTACACGGCACGCTTTTGCCGACGGCGGCGATTTGGGCCGGATCAAGGCCCAGCAGGGCTTCCTGTCCTCCCTCACCCGCAAGATCAAGGACGACGGAACGTTGTCGGACCCCGGCAAGATGCTCAAAATCGCGGACGTTGTCACCCAGAACCTGACCGTGGATGAAGGACTGGCCTCGGTGCCCAGCCTGCTGACTATCGGCAACCGGCTTAAGGACATCGACATCAGCAAGGTGGCGTTCGTGGCTGTCCCCACCATGCCCGCCGTCCTCGACGAGAACAGGCTGCAGATAGCCGAACCCGCAGGTTCCCAACTGTTCGCCGCCCTCCGGAAGGACGTTGACCTGACGGACCCGACGGCACCTTCCCCGTCACCCACGGAATCGCCTGCACCACCGACAGCAGCCCCGTCCGAGACCGCGCCTCCGCTCCCGCCGTACGACAAAGCCCTGCAGCCCGTCACAGTGGCTAACGGAAGCGGAGTTCCGGGACGCGCCCAGGACATCGTGCAGGCCCTGATCTCGGGAGGCTTCACCCAGGCCGCCCAGTTCGAGGCCACAGCAGTGGAACAGACAGTGGTTTACTACGCGCCGGATTTCGCGGACGTTGCAGCGGATGTCGCCGCGGCGCTGGGGATACCCGCAGCACAGGTAGTGCCCGGCCCCAATGCCGCGGGCGTGCAGGTTTTTCTGGGCACCGACTTCACAACGGGAGTCACCTACAAGGCTCCTGCCGCGCTGCCTGATGACATCGTCAACCAGACAGCCAAGGATGCCTCCTGCCAACAGGCAAACCCGGCGCTTATCGTCCAGGGTTAG
- the era gene encoding GTPase Era, which yields MSKKNKAATEEDFGGFRAGFSVLVGRPNAGKSTLTNALVGKKVAITSAKPQTTRHTIRGIVHREDAQLILVDTPGLHRPRTLLGKRLNDLVADTLAEVDAIGFCLPANEKIGPGDKFIAAQLAAVGRKPVIAIVTKADLVDRQALTEQLLAVAALGREVMGEEGWKDIVPVSATDGFQVETLTDVLISHMPPSPPLYPDGELTDEPEAVMVAELIREAALEGVRDELPHSLAVVVEEIIPREDRPEDSPLLDVRVNLYVERPSQKAIIIGKGGSRLREVGTNARKGIEALLGTRIYLDLHVKVAKDWQRDPKQLVKLGF from the coding sequence GTGAGCAAGAAAAATAAAGCCGCAACAGAGGAAGACTTTGGCGGCTTCCGCGCAGGTTTTTCAGTCCTGGTGGGGCGCCCGAACGCGGGCAAGTCCACCCTGACAAACGCCCTGGTAGGCAAAAAGGTGGCCATTACGTCCGCCAAACCGCAAACCACGCGCCACACCATCCGGGGAATCGTGCACCGGGAGGACGCCCAGTTGATCCTCGTGGACACCCCGGGCCTCCACCGGCCGCGTACCCTTCTGGGAAAGCGCCTGAATGACCTTGTGGCGGACACCCTTGCCGAGGTGGACGCCATCGGTTTCTGCCTGCCGGCCAACGAAAAAATCGGCCCGGGTGACAAGTTCATTGCCGCCCAGTTGGCTGCCGTGGGACGCAAGCCCGTGATCGCCATCGTCACCAAGGCGGACCTGGTGGACCGCCAGGCCCTCACCGAACAGCTCCTGGCAGTCGCGGCGCTGGGCCGCGAAGTGATGGGGGAAGAGGGCTGGAAGGACATCGTGCCTGTATCCGCCACCGATGGTTTCCAGGTGGAAACCCTAACGGATGTGCTGATCAGCCACATGCCGCCGTCGCCCCCGCTGTATCCCGACGGCGAACTGACTGACGAGCCGGAGGCCGTCATGGTCGCCGAACTGATCCGCGAGGCCGCCCTCGAAGGCGTCCGTGACGAACTGCCCCATTCCCTCGCCGTGGTGGTCGAAGAGATCATTCCCCGGGAGGACAGGCCCGAGGACAGCCCGCTTCTGGACGTCCGCGTCAACCTTTACGTGGAGCGTCCCTCCCAAAAAGCAATTATTATCGGCAAGGGCGGCAGCCGGTTGCGTGAAGTGGGGACGAATGCGCGCAAGGGCATCGAGGCGCTCCTGGGCACACGCATTTATCTGGACCTCCACGTGAAGGTGGCGAAGGACTGGCAGCGGGACCCAAAGCAGCTGGTCAAACTGGGTTTCTGA